Proteins from a genomic interval of Yarrowia lipolytica chromosome 1E, complete sequence:
- a CDS encoding 40S ribosomal protein uS5 (Compare to YALI0E14465g, similar to uniprot|P25443 Saccharomyces cerevisiae YGL123w SUP44 40S small subunit ribosomal protein, similar to Saccharomyces cerevisiae RPS2 (YGL123W); ancestral locus Anc_6.129), producing the protein MSTEAAAPRGGFGRGRGDRGGRGRGRGGRGRGRKDEEKGWVPVTKLGRLVKAGHIKSMEEIYLHALPIKEYQIVDQLLPVLEDEVMKIKPVQKQTRAGQRTRFKAVVVIGDSNGHVGLGIKTAKEVATAIRAAIIIAKLAIIPVRRGYWGSSLGEPHTVPTKTSGKCGSVNVRLIPAPRGSSIVASPAVKKLLQLGGIKDVYTSSAGSTRTLENTLKATFIAIANTYGFLTPNLWTETALTPSPLETHSSFLSSQKRRF; encoded by the coding sequence ATGTCTACTGAAGCAGCTGCTCCCCGAGGTGGATTTGGCCGTGGTCGAGGTGACCGTGGCGGACGAGGCCGTGGccgaggtggccgaggccgaggccgaaaggacgaggagaagggaTGGGTTCCCGTCACCAAGCTTGGTCGACTTGTCAAGGCCGGTCACATCAAGTccatggaggagatctACCTGCACGCTCTCCCCATCAAGGAGTACCAGATTGTTGACCAGCTCCTGCCCGTTCTCGAGGATGAGGTCATGAAGATCAAGCCCGTCCAGAAGCAGACCCGAGCCGGTCAGCGAACCCGATTCAAGGCTGTCGTTGTCATTGGTGACTCCAACGGTCACGTCGGTCTCGGTATCAagaccgccaaggaggttgcCACCGCCATCCGAGCCGCCATCATCATTGCCAAGCTCGCCATCATCCCCGTCCGACGAGGATACTGGGGTTCTTCTCTTGGTGAGCCTCACACCGTCCCCACCAAGACCTCCGGAAAGTGTGGATCCGTCAACGTTCGACTCATCCCCGCCCCCCGAGGTTCTTCCATTGTTGCCTCCCCTGCTGTCAAGAagcttctgcagctcggTGGTATCAAGGATGTCTACACCTCTTCTGCCGGTTCCACCCGAACCCTGGAGAACACCCTCAAGGCTACCTTCATTGCTATTGCCAACACCTACGGCTTCCTGACCCCCAACCTGTGGACCGAGACTGCCCTCACCCCCTCTCCCCTCGAGACCCACTCTTCTTTCCTCTCTTCCCAGAAGCGACGATTCTAA